The DNA sequence GCTCCCTTTTTCGGCTAATGTGTACAACAAAGCACGACCGCTGACCCCATAAATATTACTGAGCATGGTGGACAGCTTAAAGCCGTGGGTTTGAAGAAACTTTTCCAGGCGGTTTAAGTAACGGCTTTTTTCAAACGTAAACGAGCGGTATAACCGGGAGTATTCCCGCAGGACTCTGGCTGTATGGTCCGGGACAAAGCTTTTCTGCAGCAATCCATGCCGAAACAGAGTGGCAATCCAGTGAGCATCTTTTACATCCGTTTTTCGGCCTGGCAGATTGCGCATATGATGAGCGTTGACCACCATGAGGCATTGATAGTCCGGGTAGTGTTCTTCAATGGCTTCATAGACCGGGCGCCAATAGACGCCGGTGCTTTCCATGGCAATGTGATAGCATTGATGCTTTTTGAGCCATTGAACGAAGTTTCCCAAATCCGATGGCAAGGTTTTAAATTCTGCATGAACTTCTTCGGGATCATCTGACAGGCCTTGTAAGATACAAACTTGCAGAGTGTCCCGATGGACATCTACACCGCAGCA is a window from the Acetonema longum DSM 6540 genome containing:
- a CDS encoding IS110 family transposase; the encoded protein is MQALLSCCCGVDVHRDTLQVCILQGLSDDPEEVHAEFKTLPSDLGNFVQWLKKHQCYHIAMESTGVYWRPVYEAIEEHYPDYQCLMVVNAHHMRNLPGRKTDVKDAHWIATLFRHGLLQKSFVPDHTARVLREYSRLYRSFTFEKSRYLNRLEKFLQTHGFKLSTMLSNIYGVSGRALLYTLAEKGSLSLEDVQEATKRRVKRSHQEILAAVCGHLNDAECRLLKLLLAKIDQCQTEIEEILAIMQEIAQPYAHVLAQLDSIPGVDIISALTLLAEMGPVPQEHFSSSAKLCSWAGLSPRNDESAGKMKSRKI